A single region of the Malus sylvestris chromosome 8, drMalSylv7.2, whole genome shotgun sequence genome encodes:
- the LOC126632011 gene encoding VIN3-like protein 2 produces MSNPEEERGSNMQSVFSGFVLDPEKCSSLSLGEKRELVREIAKWSKDAPEILSSFTRRELLEIICAEMGKERKYRGYSKHLMIQQLLKVIDLNSKSITNGNPEVAPAKIQTGKKRKREASFQPLSDTGHVSPVTTKEGNPKIQVCHNVACRAVFGLEESFCKRCSCCICHLFDDNKDPSLWLTCGSNSADENGPCGMSCHLECALMHEKSGFMKSGFCPELDGSFYCVACGRVNDLMRTWRKQLMIAKEARRVDVLCLRISLSYKILLGTKKYQNLQNTVGTAMKKLKNEVGPLEQVCAKMARGIVNRLSCGAEVQKLCSSAVETFDTMFSVPCPVHAEKEEQATCCIQFEDSSPTSVVIVLEYEDRLFNNFLGCRLWYRKSDAKDYPDQPSFIVLRPEKKFSITNLHPSSEYLCKVSLFSNSGILGVWEAKWVTPASYDSSIVSEKKRREENVVVVQNHSQAESTNSSDIKLASGDHPANLQLSDGVGKNQSKRLYSLPPLTETVSLIKDAVSPLTPCKSNGMRKVPVFRCAKRAEESDYDYSVRAIKWLEHEGHVDEDFRVKFLTWFSLKANVQERRVVRVFVDTFIDDPSSLAGQLIHSFVDKIRCQQKENQFLSMGLPQGCAIKF; encoded by the exons ATgagcaacccagaagaagagaGGGGTTCAAACATGCAGTCTGTATTCTCAG GTTTTGTACTTGACCCTGAAAAATGTAGCAGCCTAAGCTTGGGAGAAAAGAGAGAACTAGTCCGTGAGATCGCCAAATGGTCAAAAGATGCCCCAGAGATTCTAAGTTCCTTTACCCGTAGGGAGCTTCTTGAAATTATCTGCGCCGAGATGGGTAAAGAGAGGAAGTACAGAGGATATTCAAAACATCTAATGATACAGCAGCTTCTGAAGGTAATTGATTTGAATTCTAAGAGCATTACTAATGGTAATCCTGAAGTTGCTCCGGCCAAAATTCAAActggaaagaaaaggaaaagggaagcTTCCTTTCAACCTCTCTCTGACACAGGTCATGTTTCTCCGGTGACAACTAAAGAAGGAAATCCTAAAATCCAAGTTTGTCATAATGTAGCATGCAGAGCTGTCTTCGGGTTAGAGGAGTCTTTTTGCAAAAGATGTTCTTGTTGTATCTGTCATCTTTTCGATGATAACAAGGATCCTAGTCTATGGTTGACCTGTGGCTCTAATTCTGCTGATGAGAATGGTCCATGTGGAATGTCATGTCATCTGGAATGTGCTCTAATGCATGAAAAATCTGGCTTTATGAAGAGTGGGTTCTGTCCAGAATTGGATGGAAGCTTCTATTGCGTTGCTTGTGGAAGGGTTAATGATTTAATGAG AACCTGGAGAAAACAATTGATGATCGCAAAGGAGGCTAGAAGAGTGGATGTACTGTGTCTACGAATTTCTCTATCTTACAAAATTCTTTTAGGAACGAAGAAATACCAAAATCTGCAGAACACAGTAGGAACTGCGatgaaaaaactgaaaaatgaaGTAGGGCCTTTGGAACAGGTCTGTGCAAAGATGGCACGTGGAATTGTTAACAGGCTCTCTTGTGGTGCTGAAGTTCAGAAATTGTGCAGTTCAGCAGTGGAAACGTTTGACACAATGTTTTCTGTTCCTTGCCCTGTCCATGCAGAAAAGGAAGAGCAAGCCA CTTGCTGCATCCAGTTTGAAGACTCATCCCCGACTTCTGTTGTCATTGTGCTAGAATATGAGGACCGACTTTTTAACAACTTCTTGGGTTGCAGGCTGTGGTATCGTAAGTCTGATGCGAAGGATTACCCAGACCAACCCTCTTTCATTGTTTTGAGGCCTGAGAAGAAATTTAGCATCACCAATCTCCATCCCTCATCTGAATATTTATGCAAGGTTTCTCTGTTTAGCAACTCAGGAATATTGGGAGTTTGGGAAGCTAAATGGGTCACGCCTGCATCATATGATAGCTCTATTGTGTCAGAGAAAAAGCGGAGGGAAGAGAATGTAGTAGTTGTTCAAAATCATTCCCAAGCTGAATCAACCAATTCTAGTGACATCAAATTAGCTTCTGGAGACCATCCCGCAAATCTTCAGTTATCAGATGGCGTTGGCAAGAACCAGAGCAAACGTCTCTACTCATTGCCTCCTTTAACTGAAACTGTTTCTTTGATCAAGGATGCAGTTTCTCCATTGACACCTTGTAAATCTAACGGAATGCGCAAAGTACCAGTTTTCAGATGTGCAAAGCGAGCAGAGGAAAGTGATTACGACTACTCTGTGAGAGCAATCAAATGGTTAGAGCATGAGGGCCACGTAGATGAAGATTTTAGAGTAAAATTTCTGACTTGGTTCAGTCTGAAAGCAAATGTGCAAGAACGAAGGGTGGTCAGAGTATTCGTGGACACCTTCATCGATGATCCATCAAGCTTGGCTGGTCAGCTCATTCACAGCTTTGTGGATAAGATTCGCTGCCAGCAAAAGGAAAACCAATTTCTCAGCATGGGTCTTCCACAAGGTTGTGCCATTAAATTTTGA